A DNA window from Engystomops pustulosus chromosome 10, aEngPut4.maternal, whole genome shotgun sequence contains the following coding sequences:
- the LOC140105233 gene encoding ranaspumin-like: protein MLTAWESSIDIAVIHAPAFTVNLAIFVCSYKGKITRNEEKFRAATKELILILKCAGCALDVILNIHEDQTLEEALAAAGKTLEDVARELFELLDTLKLSEGATQILCALADDALLSTCLAKALTNNVSPLPDNLKAFICKGDRNAVTAKDVVQLLKNAACFGDDALGTGDTVEELVTKLGESVEGLLQKVLDLLQALIGPSGVLYDLACKLIKLPDGGLGGMIG, encoded by the exons ATGTTAACT gcctgggagtcCAGCATAGACATAGCTGTCATA CATGCTCCAGCTTTCACTGTAAATCTTGCAATTTTTGTGTGTAGCTACAAAGGAAAG ATCACACGAAATGAAGAGAAATTTAGGGCAGCTACGAAAGAACTTATACTCATACTG AAATGTGCCGGTTGTGCTTTGGATGTAATTCTTAATATTCATGAAGATCAGACATTA GAGGAAGCGTTAGCAGCAGCTGGAAAGACTCTGGAGGATGTGGCTCGTGAGTTGTTCGAATTGCTT GACACACTAAAACTGAGTGAAGGTGCAACACAAATACTATGTGCGCTG GCAGATGATGCTTTGCTATCAACCTGTTTGGCAAAGGCCCTGACG AATAATGTGTCTCCATTGCCCGACAACCTAAAGGCCTTCATTTgtaag GGAGATCGAAATGCAGTAACTGCAAAAGATGTTGTGCAGCTCTTG AAAAACGCTGCTTGCTTTGGGGACGATGCACTTGGCACTGGTGATACAGTG GAAGAATTAGTCACAAAGCTTGGAGAAAGTGTAGAAGGTTTATTGCAGAAGGTCCTTGATTTACTTCAG GCACTTATCGGACCATCTGGGGTTTTGTATGATTTGGCATGTAAATTG ATAAAGCTTCCAGATGGCGGTCTTGGTGGTATGATTGGCTGA